The nucleotide window AACTCCACCATCTACGCGGCCCGCACTGATATCACCCGCCACACCCTTCTTCGTGTCTACCGTAATTCAAATTGCCACCGACTCTCCCTTCCTTATCCTCAATTTCATCTGGGAGGAATGAGTTCTGGCTCGTCAGCAGATAGAAGACCTCGAAATCATTATAGATTATCCTATCATTTCACAGTTGCTAATTTCCTAATGTTTTCTAGAATCTGTCTCCTGCTCATTTTCTCACATCCACAGCTTGAATTACGTGTGTTATCATTTTCCTTTGGTTTATATCCTTGGTGTTCCTCCCCAGCGTATGTTCAGATAAATGCTTCCTGACTGAAAGGATGACTGAGGGAATGATtgattgagtgaatgaataggtgaatgaatgaaggatcACATGTGTTGATTCAAAATGTGGAATGTGAGCCCTACCTGGGCCTTTGAACTccatggaagaaattgaaaatgctACAAATGGCTTCAGAATTTCCCTaggagagacagaacatgagagactcctaactctgggaaacgaactaggggtggtggaaggggaggtgggcggggggtgggggtgactgggtggtgggcactgagggaggcacttgacgggatgagcactgggtgttattctatatgtcggcaaattgaacaccaataaaaaataaatttataaaaaataaaaaaaaaagaatttccctaGGAAACTATTGCTGAGTTTGTCATTATGGACTTGTCATACCCAGGCCCAAGTATTGTCTTGGACTTGGGGATTCTCTCAATATCATGATACATGATACTTCTTACTTTGAACTCTACATAAATCCATCAAGCTCAACAAGGAAGAGGGCCATCTCCGTGGCTTTCCATCCCCCCTGCAGATGTCTGCACCTTGGGCCAATCCTCTATCTGGTGGCAACATAGACCAGCAGTCATAGCCATAGGACATCTGCCCTCTAGGGTGCCAACAGCTCACGATCTGTGGGGGGCAGCCTGAGCCAGGGACGACACCTGGACCTATTTCCAGGCATTCCCACACCCAGCCCTTTACACTGCAGAGTTTCTGAGGTGCCTAGTCCCAGGGCACTACCCCTCCAACCCCATCCCTCCTTGCAGCTGCAcactcccttcccctgctctctagTGTTTCTGGTCTGTCTCAACCCAGACGTCCGTCACCACCTCCACTCACTCACATAGCCCCGCCTCTACAGAGGGGCCCACTGTGCACAGGGAGGCACATCCCAGCCTCCAGCAGGCACCAAGGCAGCTCTCAGCCCCGGGACCCTGGCAAGGGTGCACCGGACCCTCGTACTCAGGAGGACTCAAGACTGTTGCTCAGCCAAATGATGCAGGGAGCAGCTGTGCTCTTCCTGACAGAACTCAGGTGACCCTAAGGTAGGGGCTGGTGTCTGGCTTGCGGCAGGGCCACTCCTCCAGTTGACCCGTTTGCTCAGACCTCTCTGAGACTTCCAGCCCGTAATGAGGATTCTGAGATCTCCCAAACCTATTCATGTAACTTGTCCTGTACAGCCTTCACTCCGCACTCAACACCCAGATTCCTAACCAACTTCGACAGAAGGAATTAGTTTCTCAGAGCCCCAAAgtgccttggctcagggccttTTTGCTTGATTACTCCCATCTGGAGGCTCATctcctcactctttttttcttcttctgtagcTCTTAGAGGACATCTCACCATCTCCCTGATATGATAGCTGCTCCTAGCCTCTCCTGTTCTTTGGGTAGAGGTCTGTCCTGCTGACCCTAGGATCCCCACTAGTAAAACAGAGCCTTCCAAAGAGGAGGCTAAAGAGATGTTTAGTGAATGAAAGCGTCAGTGAGCAGGGGCTTTCATCTATTAATATttcatctgggcagcccaggtggctcagcggattagcgccgcctgcagcctggggtgtgatcctggagacccgggatcaagtcccatgtcaggcttcctgcatggagcctgcttatccctctgcctgtgtctctgcctctctctctctctctgaataaataaataacaaatctttaaaaaaaaaaaaagatttcatctaCTTTCTTGACTAGACCAAGCAAATCCAAGTATATCTTTCTAATTTTCCAGGATGGTGGACTGAAAGGTCTAAGCAAACCCAAGGATAAGCTATCCTTTACATTCTCCCTCTGTTTATTGAACCCTATGCTTTCCTGCTCAGCTCtttcacatttcaaaagaaatttctattcCAATGTTATTTTGTACCAGATCCCTCAAAAGCTGggaaatttcccaaatttttgCAAAATATTGAAACTGTTATTCTTAAACCTGAAAAACAGCAATAAATGCATTAGCAATGTCATTCAGAACTTAGAGTCTTTAGGGaattaaacttttctttaaaaagagacatttgaaaaataccaaaagaaaagaaaaaaaaagaaatcttccaagTTACCCATACAGAATAGGTACACAAAGTTGTACACTGTGTTCTGCCCAGCCTGACCCTGACTCTCCTCTAAATCAGAAGCAGGACTGCCCTCTTCAAATACAGAGTGAATATTTGGGCTCACTCTTCAGTCAGGCCTGAGAATCTGGGGAATGATTCTATGCAAGGAACATGCAGTAGTATTATCCATGGAGCCAATTCTGGTTTGAGCCCTCACTTCCTCATCTCTTAAAGCCCCCTCATACCAGCATGAGACGGAAGTGGAGTTAGTCCCTTTGACCTTGGCCAAAAATTCCAGCACTTTCATCTTACTGGTGTCAGCATGAGCCCTGGGACCCCACAGGAATTCATAGCATGGAGGATCCCTGTTAGGCGTCTGCCGATACTCCAGGTAATTCTCCTGCACCCAATCTCTGGTGATGAGCTTCCTGGGCTCCCCATAAAGGAAATGCTCCCTCCCAGCATACACTCCCATTACATTCAGAAAATACCAGATGTCTTCCTCAAGGGCACAATTGTCCTCCATGAAGATCACACCCAGGATGATTATCAGGAGACCGTTTTTAGGCATGCTCTGGTTGTTGCTAAGCATCTCCTCATGGGTGAGCTCCAATGAGTTGACAAGGACATAGAAGTGGGTGGTGGGGTCCACCTCCTTCGCATCAATGCCAGAGATCACCTCCAAAAACTTAGAAGCTTTCTTGAAGATCACAGGGAATTGTTTCTTGTACCTTTTGATGACAACCTTCAGCACTTCTACCTTTGTGATGGGCTCCTTCAATTGATGCTTGAGGATCATGAAATGCACCAAATCAGCCACCTTCTCATTTAGTGGGTCTCTGGGCAAAGATGCAATGTCTATTGATGTCTTCAGTGAACTTGTATCTTCTTCTCCTGAGCTGTCTGAGACTCCTTCTGATGTGCTCCATGATGTGGATAAGGAGCAGGAGCTCTGAGGACTCTGGAGAGGACTCAGTGTTGCAGcaggcttctcttccttctcctcttctagGGAGACTGGGATCACAGGAGAGGAACACAGGGAGGAGGCAGTGGAGGGGTAGGAGAAGTTAAAAGAGCAAAAGGACATAGAGGAAGTCTCTTCCTTCACCTC belongs to Canis lupus familiaris isolate Mischka breed German Shepherd chromosome X, alternate assembly UU_Cfam_GSD_1.0, whole genome shotgun sequence and includes:
- the LOC492181 gene encoding melanoma-associated antigen 10-like — encoded protein: MPCSSKHLHLTFEPDIQAQSEIQDLEVSHVLIAEVKEETSSMSFCSFNFSYPSTASSLCSSPVIPVSLEEEKEEKPAATLSPLQSPQSSCSLSTSWSTSEGVSDSSGEEDTSSLKTSIDIASLPRDPLNEKVADLVHFMILKHQLKEPITKVEVLKVVIKRYKKQFPVIFKKASKFLEVISGIDAKEVDPTTHFYVLVNSLELTHEEMLSNNQSMPKNGLLIIILGVIFMEDNCALEEDIWYFLNVMGVYAGREHFLYGEPRKLITRDWVQENYLEYRQTPNRDPPCYEFLWGPRAHADTSKMKVLEFLAKVKGTNSTSVSCWYEGALRDEEVRAQTRIGSMDNTTACSLHRIIPQILRPD